The window GTTAAAGagatatttgtattttggaagaaaaaaagatcttgtGTGCACACAAACTTACGTATATTAATAGCCCTTTAATAAGTCAAAGGTTATTCAATTcctaaaaatcttttcagatcAATGAAAGgctattctgaaataaaagtaattccTACATCACTCTCCTAGATGAAGCACGATCTTAACATATTCCCTCTTGTTATTTTCCAACTTcaaaaagttggggttttttattaatacatttGCAATGCTGGACAGAGTAACAAAGACTAAGGTAAGTCATACTTCTGCTGCTATTTTGGTTAAATTACCTAATTTGCACAATAAGTCCATATCAGGTAAAAACTGCGAGtgaaaacttggaaaaatgtgattttaaaaaaaaaaagcagcacttcaaAATTAAACTATCTCCTCTGCTGCAATCCATGCACCAGTAACTCAAACAGTCCTGAATTGGCATAtatgaaaaaattatattacattactgaaattaaaaatatatatcttgTGTTGAAGCTCAGTGTTTACTAAACTGAAAGACATGCAATTTTTTCTGTCACATGAGATTATTTCTCTCCCATTCTAAGTAGTTACCAAGACATTTACTTCCCAAATATATGTTGTTTCTATTCTGCAGATTAGTTTCATCTACAATTTCTTCATAGCAGTTAAGTGTTTTTCAGAATAAAcagttcaaataattttttcgATGTTAGCAGAAACCCAAGAAAGATTATGAAGATgttgaaagaagaagaaaaaacatgaaaagaaaggaatcaTTATTGTCCAGAACAGTCTGTATATGTGGTAACCATGTTTCCTCGTCTCTGGGTGACAGTCCTACAGTGCTTGCTGGATCCATGAAACCTGGTATCAGTTCGCACTGCATGTCGGTGTGCATTTTCAAAGTCACTAAAcgaaaacattttttccatattttcaaaCACATCATCAAACAGTCCACCTCCAAAGGAGAACTCTTGGAAAGAACGTCTTTGCCGATTGTGAGCTTCCCGATGACTTCGGAAGTgattttcaaagtgcttttttgATCGTGAGTTTTGACTAAAGAGGTCAAAGTCTTTGAACAGATCGTCAAAGTTGAAATTAAATGACTGATGGAACGGGCTTCCATTATTTCCTTGTCCTCCATGACGGCCAAACTGATCATATTCTCTTCGTTTATTCTCATCCGATAATGTTTCATATGCTATTTCCAtttcaacaaaaaaagtttaaaaagtttatttacattcccatttaaaaaaagaagttaaaaaaccaccatacacaaacacaaagaacagcagctttctCCCACTCCCTCAACAGGACAAATTTCAAGCAATACTTCCATTCAACATGCAAGCCCAATAAAATTCAACATTTGTTTAACTTTCTCCAAACCAAAAtaagctttttcaaaataaatatttgtaatagtAAATATAGGTATACTATGAGGACAGATTATATCctcaaaattttaaattcacatAATACAACGTAGCTATATGGCAATAAAGATTAGTgataatatttgaaagaaaagaacaacaCATGGCGATCAGAAAGACCAAAGGAGAGAGGATGAGTTTGGAGCTCCACCTAACAAAATGAACTGCCTGCCGAATTCTTatcacagaaacacagtgcAGACTTTGCAAAACTACTTGTCAGCCAACAAGTGCTAGCTACACCACAGTTACAACTAAGCAACTAGTTAAACATCAAAGAGATAAAGGGAATGAATTTCCCCTATGTCCAAATTCtcagtttttcagaagttcAACAATaaacctagatttttttttcccccacagaaGTGGGAACACCTTATTTTTCCAcaaatctttttctgttcttgattCTTCGCTTCCACCATTATATTTTATCACAAAACACTTATGAACGGTGTATTCCTAGGATCacaggataattcaggttggaagtgacctcagaAGTAGGGTCAGTTGTGAGATCAGACTAGGTTACTCGGGGCTTTATCCACTCATTCCTGAAAAATCTCCAAGGTTGGAAACTGCACAACCTCTCCAGACAACTTGTTCCAACATTGCCTATCCTCAAggtgaaaaagcttttccttataACCACTCTGAACCTCTTGCACCTGTTGTCTCTTGTACTCCCACCGTGAACCACTGAAGGAAGCaccttgctgcatttttttttttttttaataatctctaCATAGTCACTGGAGGGTTGCTGTTAGGTGCCCCTGAAGCTCGAGTAATCCTGAGCTGGATCTTACTAAACAGATCAACAGATAAGAATTAATCTGCTAGGGCTAAAGTTGTCCTACTGCCAAGTACTTTTTGTGACAACAGGCATAAGACAAAAAGCCTAACAAGCAGGAATGCATAAACTGTGTAAAAAGCCTGCTTATTTGCAAGGACACGGAAACAAGTTAGATATTGATACTGGACATTTGACAGCACAGAAgtagaattaaagaaaaaaaatctttttccctcttattCAGTAAAAACAGAGTATACTTAAGTTACCACATCTGCTCACAGATATAAGCCACGTATCAAATTATTAAGACTAAGGTTAGCATATATTACCTTCAGCAATTTCTCTAAATTTCGCTTCTGCACCAGGACTCTTATTTTTGTCTGGGTGGTATTTCATAGCCAGCTTATGAAATGCCTTCTTGATCTGCCGGTCAGATGCATTTTTTGGAACTCCTAAGATATCGTAATAGCTCTCTGTAGCCAGTATTAATTCAGTAATCATTAAAATGCAGAGAGCAAATGTGAAGACAGATTGCGTAGTGGCCATTTCTCTGGttcctagaaagaaaaagaaatatactcGAAGAACAAGTTATTTCACATTCCACAACTTCAAGGTACAACTACAAGCTGGAAGATGAAGACCTGTATGTTTCAGGAGTCAGTCAGTGACAGACATGTAAACACTTTGTTCCACATGTATCAAACTCCATTCCCCTAGTTTCATAGTCACAGatcatgtaaataaaaattcCGCAAATTCACATTTCACATGTATCACAAGCACGCTTCAGTGTTCACCTTCATTTTACACCTATCCTTAATTGTAAACTCTCCACAGAGGTGTTGAAGTAAATATACAACAAGTTTCGCTGTATCAAACAGTTCACATTGGCACACCTGAACTAGCTTTAAACTAATCTTTGAGTTCTAGGACCGCAAACACAGTAGCACTAAATTCAGCGCAGATTTGCAAAAACCCACTCAATACTGGAAGACCAATTCACTGAATAGCTTGTGCAACAATAAGAGCGTGAAAACATAACTGACCTAGAGATCAGATATGAGGTGCAGGAAGACAAGACTGTTAGACATTCATACTCAGCTTCAGGTCATTTAACTGACTTAAGGTGAACATGATAAAGAGCAAAACACTCATTTAGAGCGTAGAGTTCAGTCAAGTAGGGCACATTTTCCTTTACAATGGGCTGGGCTTAGCTTACTTTCATATTAGACTGtactataaataaaaatacctacTAAATCTTTGATATCAAAGAATTCATCTAATAGATACCACTGCATATAAAGATTTGCATATGAAGCTCTCAATGTCTGAACTGAACTCAGAAAACAAGTCTTCTACGTAAGACAAACCACTTCAAGGATAATTAAAAGTTGTAACTTTTTTCAGCAACGTTTCTCAAAgttacattttgaaacaaactgATGCTAGAGCTCAAGGGAAAAGCTGTagcataaataagaaaaatcagttcCATGTAACCACATgatctttcattatttttatgaaggaCAGGGTGAGCTCTTCCTACCAGAAAAGATCAAATGATTTGCCAAGGCCCATGcatattatatttaaaacacagaGTATAGAAACATGAATGTTCAAAGACAGAATGCTGGCTGTCACCCAGCCAGCAGGATGTACAACAAGGCTCTGAACATGTCAGAAGTAACATGTTCTCCTCACCATATTACAGTGGTCTTACTACAACTCAAAGAGATCAATGGTATTCATTCaactttcaggaaagcaacTAACCTTACAGTCTGAGTACCACTAatgttagaatatttttaaatggtatgCAGCCAAAACATTTGTCATGCAGAGTTCAAAACCTTTGAATATCAGGTACATAAGACAATTAAGCTTTTAATAGGAAGTCCATACCctctaaagaaaattaacacccAAGCaccaaaaatggaaaaaattagcatttctaATAGGTAAATCAAGGGGGTAAAATGAATCGTGTGAGCCAAGAGCAAAAAAGCTTGTAAGATTAGTGTACCCATGCCCTCTTAAGCATTTATCTGGCTAGCAGCCTGCATGATATCAAGTGTTAAGGAGCAGCAGTTGAAACAAACTATATTTTGATCAGTGTACTGAGATACCAAACAGACAGTTCTTTTCAGTATTCTTTGTGCATGACACCAGACATATATTTAGTACAAGCCTTTCCAAGTTTTTTCCACATAATTTCTCTCACCAGTTCACTAAACTGAAACTTTGCCACTTGGGCACAAAGAACTACGCACATGTACATCCTTCCATACTTTTagggcttttttcctgcttgtgctTTATAGGTACAGATTTATGTCTTCATGTCACACCAgagattcattt of the Grus americana isolate bGruAme1 chromosome 1, bGruAme1.mat, whole genome shotgun sequence genome contains:
- the DNAJB9 gene encoding dnaJ homolog subfamily B member 9; the encoded protein is MATTQSVFTFALCILMITELILATESYYDILGVPKNASDRQIKKAFHKLAMKYHPDKNKSPGAEAKFREIAEAYETLSDENKRREYDQFGRHGGQGNNGSPFHQSFNFNFDDLFKDFDLFSQNSRSKKHFENHFRSHREAHNRQRRSFQEFSFGGGLFDDVFENMEKMFSFSDFENAHRHAVRTDTRFHGSSKHCRTVTQRRGNMVTTYTDCSGQ